A region of Ammospiza nelsoni isolate bAmmNel1 chromosome 8, bAmmNel1.pri, whole genome shotgun sequence DNA encodes the following proteins:
- the GDF2 gene encoding growth/differentiation factor 2, translating into MCCFGVLAALSVFNIIACLTRGKPVEDWDRLSGMGKSDAHFHPGEAEDETHFNFKSFLENMKMDLLRSLNLSRVPSQVKTKEEPPQFMIDLYNRYAADKSSIPASNIVRSFSTEDVVSLDSPEENPFQKHILFFNISIPQYEEITRAELRIYISCHREVGSLSRLKGNMVIYDILDDGHWENPESTKSSLVSHNIQECGWKMFEVSSAVKRWVRADRLETKNKLEVVIETKSLSGFTCGKLDVSVTPDAKNLPLLIVFSNDRSNGTKETKVELREMIAHEQESVLKKLGKNNTSSEEEQQGEEKAITGSHLHSSRSKRSVGANHCRRTSLHVNFEEIGWDSWIIAPKDYEAFECKGGCFFPLTDNVTPTKHAIVQTLVHLQNPKKASKACCVPTKLDSISILYKDDAGVPTLIYNYEGMKVAECGCR; encoded by the exons ATGTGTTGTTTTGGAGTATTAGCTGCGCTGTCTGTTTTCAACATCATTGCTTGTTTGACAAGAGGCAAGCCTGTGGAAGACTGGGACAGGCTTTCAGGTATGGGAAAGTCTGATGCACACTTTCATCCTGGGGAAGCAGAAGATGAGACCCATTTCAACTTTAAATCTTTCTTGGAGAATATGAAGATGGATTTACTGAGGAGTTTGAATTTGTCAAGAGTCCCCTCACAAGTGAAGACCAAAGAAGAACCACCACAGTTCATGATTGATTTATACAACAGATATGCTGCAGACAAgtcctccatccctgcatccaaTATTGTAAGGAGCTTCAGTACTGAAG ATGTTGTTTCTTTAGATTCACCAGAAGAAAACCCATTTCAGAAACACATTTTGTTCTTCAACATCTCTATTCCACAATATGAGGAAATCACCAGAGCTGAACTGAGAATTTATATCTCCTGTCACAGGGAAGTTGGGTCTCTCTCTAGGCTGAAAGGCAACATGGTAATTTATGACATTCTAGATGATGGCCACTGGGAAAACCCAGAAAGTACCAAATCTTCCCTTGTCTCCCACAATATCCAGGAATGTGGTTGGAAGATGTTCGAAGTGTCCAGTGCTGTGAAAAGATGGGTCAGGGCAGACAGACTGGAGACTAAAAATAAGCTAGAGGTTGTTATAGAGACTAAATCTCTGAGTGGTTTTACTTGTGGGAAGCTGGATGTCAGTGTTACCCCTGACGCCAAAAACCTGCCCCTGTTAATCGTGTTCTCCAATGACCGCAGCAATGGGACAAAGGAGACCAAAGTGGAGCTCCGTGAGATGATTGCTCACGAACAGGAAAGTGTGCTCAAGAAACTAGGGAAGAACAACACCTCATCTGAAGAGgaacagcagggagaggaaaaggccATCACTGGATCCCACCTACATTCCTCCAGAAGCAAGAGAAGTGTTGGAGCCAACCACTGCAGGAGAACTTCCCTCCATGTGAACTTTGAAGAGATTGGCTGGGATTCCTGGATCATTGCACCAAAAGATTATGAGGCTTTCGAGTGTAAAGGAGGCTGCTTCTTCCCTCTGACAGATAACGTCACCCCAACTAAACATGCTATTGTCCAAACCCTGGTGCatctccaaaatcccaaaaaagcCTCGAAGGCCTGTTGTGTTCCAACCAAACTGGATTCAATCTCCATTCTTTATAAAGATGATGCTGGCGTGCCCACTTTGATATATAACTATGAAGGGATGAAAGTGGCAGAATGTGGCTGCAGGTAG
- the GDF10 gene encoding growth/differentiation factor 10 — translation MAARLTCCLLLWALGHGGCRSPEGEGAGSPPACPVQPPAGPASSAPGRDPRRGSPPPPGLGSIAQDMVAVHMLKLYEKYNREGSRPGDGNTVRSFKARPEFLAQKPLYCFNLTSMQDSEMILAATFHFYADKHPRHREVFCKRSKNSSCRLLHLPPLLRLNLMFQSIHQNSAYGLVKGNITVLLQRRGAWHAKDISHIVKESKRVGELILCAELDSGEKHQGFPEQVASHLPYILVYANDLAISEPNSVAGTLQRYDPFPPNDGDPNLSPNASTDTRVRRDTYLASSIQNNELPEVDYSNNKYNKHDIWENAYRSLKPKASRKDRRRKGQENTETLKKSQVLNFDEKTMKKARRKQWNEPRICSRRYMKVDFADIGWNEWIISPKSFDAYYCSGACEFPMPKIVRPSNHATIQSIVKAVGIIPGIPEPCCVPDKMSSLSVLFLDENKNVVLKVYPNMSVETCACR, via the exons ATGGCCGCCCGCCTgacctgctgcctcctgctgtGGGCCCTGGGCCATGGGGGCTGCCGCTCGCCTGAGGGGGAGGGCGCCGGCAGCCCGCCCGCCTGCCCCGTCCAGCCGCCGGCCGGCCCGGCCTCGTCCGCCCCCGGCCGCGACCCCCGGCGCGGCTCTCCGCCgccccctgggctgggcagcatcGCTCAGGACATGGTAGCTGTCCACATGCTTAAGCTCTACGAGAAGTACAACCGGGAAGGGAGCCGGCCCGGCGACGGCAACACGGTCCGCAGCTTCAAAGCCAGGCCGG AATTCTTGGCCCAGAAGCCCTTGTACTGCTTCAATCTGACATCCATGCAGGATTCAGAAATGATCCTTGCTGCCACTTTTCACTTCTATGCTGACAAACACCCTCGGCACCGGGAGGTGTTTTGTAAACGGTCCAAGAACTCATCCTGCCGCCTCCTTCACCTGCCTCCACTCCTACGGCTCAACCTGATGTTCCAAAGCATTCACCAGAATTCTGCCTATGGACTGGTGAAAGGGAACATCACTGTGCTTCTTCAAAGGCGAGGGGCTTGGCACGCAAAGGACATTTCACACATTGTAAAAGAATCAAAACGAGTTGGAGAGCTCATTCTCTGTGCTGAGCTTGATTCTGGGGAGAAGCACCAGGGCTTCCCCGAGCAAGTTGCCAGCCATTTACCTTACATACTAGTTTATGCCAATGATCTTGCAATCTCTGAACCTAACAGTGTGGCAGGCACCCTACAGCGTTATGATCCATTCCCTCCCAATGACGGGGACCCAAATCTGTCCCCTAATGCTTCTACTGACACTCGAGTTAGGAGGGATACGTACCTCGCCAGCTCTATTCAGAACAATGAGTTGCCAGAAGTAGATTATAGCAACAATAAATACAACAAACATGACATATGGGAGAATGCCTACAGATCCTTGAAACCAAAAGCCTCACGCAAAGATCGAAGGAGAAAAGGGcaagaaaatacagaaacacTTAAAAAGTCTCAGGTGCTAAATTTTGATGAGAAAACGATGAAGAAAGCAAGGCGAAAACAATGGAATGAGCCAAGGATTTGTTCAAGAAGATACATGAAAGTTGACTTTGCTGATATTGGCTGGAATGAATGGATCATATCTCCCAAATCATTTGATGCTTACTACTGTTCAGGTGCATGTGAATTTCCAATGCCCAAG ATTGTCCGGCCATCAAATCATGCTACAATTCAGAGCATCGTAAAAGCCGTAGGAATCATTCCTGGCATCCCAGAACCCTGCTGTGTTCCTGACAAAATGAGCTCACTCAGTGTCCTGTTCTTAGATGAGAacaaaaatgttgttttaaagGTGTATCCCAATATGTCAGTTGAAACTTGTGCCTGCCGATAA